One Xenopus tropicalis strain Nigerian chromosome 8, UCB_Xtro_10.0, whole genome shotgun sequence genomic window carries:
- the chst14 gene encoding carbohydrate sulfotransferase 14 — MFPRPLYQLPKSYQMGASPLPSGGSVALRRIASLPLSRAARSHSALLPSMLMFGVIVASSGLLLMIERGILAEVKTPPPRGDLVWRSRAAGESAEMEHHILRDIRNRTLRSVCAQRNMPHSIWQLPASQRRTLLKHILVSDKYRFLYCYVPKVACSNWKRVLKVLGGSLPSTDVKLKMDHKSDLVFLADLSAEEVRYRLRHYYKFMFVREPMERLLSAYRNKFGEIKEYQQRYGVEIIRRYRKQGGSSAGDDVTFPEFLHYLLDEDPERMNEHWMPIYNLCQPCALTYDFIGSYERLREDANYVLQRVKAPPFIQFPERQAWYKPVTRESQDYFLCNTPKGLIRELLPKYIMDFSLFAYPLPNITSEYCRQ, encoded by the coding sequence ATGTTCCCTCGCCCTCTATACCAGCTGCCCAAGAGCTACCAGATGGGCGCATCTCCCCTGCCCAGCGGGGGGTCCGTCGCCCTGCGCAGAATTGCGTCTCTCCCGCTCTCCCGAGCAGCCCGTAGCCACAGCGCCCTGCTGCCCTCCATGCTCATGTTTGGGGTAATCGTGGCTTCCAGCGGCTTGCTGCTCATGATAGAGCGGGGCATCCTGGCCGAGGTGAAGACGCCTCCCCCCCGGGGGGACTTGGTATGGCGGAGCAGAGCGGCGGGGGAGAGTGCGGAGATGGAGCATCACATTCTGCGGGACATCAGGAACCGCACCCTGCGCTCAGTCTGCGCCCAGAGGAACATGCCCCACAGTATCTGGCAGCTCCCCGCCAGCCAGCGCCGGACCCTGCTCAAACACATCCTAGTCAGTGACAAGTACCGCTTCCTGTACTGCTATGTGCCCAAGGTGGCCTGCTCCAACTGGAAGCGAGTACTGAAGGTGCTGGGGGGCTCCCTGCCGAGCACCGATGTGAAGCTGAAGATGGATCACAAGAGCGACCTGGTGTTCCTGGCGGATCTCAGCGCGGAGGAGGTGCGCTACCGGCTGCGGCACTACTACAAGTTCATGTTTGTCCGGGAGCCCATGGAGAGGCTGCTCTCCGCCTATAGGAACAAGTTCGGGGAGATCAAGGAGTACCAGCAGCGCTACGGAGTGGAGATCATCCGGCGCTACCGCAAGCAGGGGGGCAGCTCCGCGGGGGACGATGTCACTTTCCCCGAGTTCCTTCATTACCTGCTGGATGAGGATCCGGAGAGGATGAACGAGCACTGGATGCCCATCTACAACCTGTGCCAACCCTGCGCCCTCACCTATGACTTCATCGGCTCCTATGAGCGCCTCAGGGAGGATGCCAACTATGTGCTGCAGAGGGTCAAGGCCCCCCCATTCATCCAGTTCCCAGAGAGACAAGCATGGTACAAGCCAGTCACTAGGGAGAGCCAGGATTACTTTCTGTGCAACACCCCCAAGGGCCTCATCCGGGAGCTGCTGCCCAAGTATATCATGGATTTCTCCCTCTTTGCTTATCCCCTTCCCAATATCACTAGTGAGTACTGTAGGCAGTGA